A stretch of DNA from Triticum dicoccoides isolate Atlit2015 ecotype Zavitan chromosome 2A, WEW_v2.0, whole genome shotgun sequence:
TTGAGCGCCTtcccccttttcttaaaaaaaaatgcTGCCCCTCTCGACGTCGCCCCATCGCACGTGCCCTAACGCCGCTCCTCCCCTTGTGCCTGAAAGAGAAAATACCCAACTGATTGTGCACTTGAAACAGCTAGAAAGGTAACCGGGTCCTGTCATCGTCCAACATGCCATTAGGGTGCGCAAATACCCCTAACTGATCTTCGCCATGCCATCAACATGGCGCCTAACACTCCCCCTCTTTCNNNNNNNNNNNNNNNNNNNNNNNNNNNNNNNNNNNNNNNNNNNNNNNNNNNNNNNNNNNNNNNNNNNNNNNNNNNNNNNNNNNNNNNNNNNNNNNNNNNNNNNNNNNNNNNNNNNNNNNNNNNNNNNNNNNNNNNNNNNNNNNNNNNNNNNNNNNNNNNNNNNNNNNNNNNNNNNNNNNNNNNNNNNNNNNNNNNNNNNNNNNNNNNNNNNNNNNNNNNNNNNNNNNNNNNNNNNNNNNNNNNNNNNNNNNNNNNNNNNNNNNNNNNNNNNNNNNNNNNNNNNNNNNNNTTCGGTTTCGGAAAGGGCCCATCGCCTTCCTTGGTTCCTTGGAGAAGACTACTTCGTGCGAGATGAGAACGGAAACGCGGATTGACTTGTCGGGGAAACCAGTTCTTAGCATTGATTTGTGAGTGAGGGATAAGATGGTAAGAATCATGGTGTGTCAAGCAACGTTTATTCCCTCACTAGCATGGCACCACCACTGCTTTGGCAAAGGGAAAAGGATGGGCCAGCAAGCAGTTGGGAGAAAGTGGAAAGGAAACAAGGAGAGCACGGCAAGTACTATTCTCTCCCTCTTTCCTTTATCTTGGTCACATGTGTCATATTGATCTGGTGGTGGTGATGTTTTTGGAGAATGTTTAATTTTTGTTATTTCTCGTGTTGCTTGTACTGCCACGACAAACGATGAATAGATTAGAAGTGTTTCCGCATTTTTTTCCCCTCTTGTAAATAGGTTTGCCATGGGAAGTTGTTTTGTGGAATGTAATTTTTCCTGGGTTTCGTAATATATTATTATGACCGGAATTAGCGGTCAGAGTTGTATGTTGAAGAACATTTTAGTCTGCCTGAAGGAGTCATTTAACATGTGTTATGTTGATGGGGAAAATTATCTCACCTAAGGTGCTGAATGCTAACAGTGGAGTCGTCAACATTTGGAGAAATTTTGAGAAAACATTGCAAATATGTCAGGGAGGCGACCACATATGATGCGTTAAATTCAAAGATCAAATTCAGTCATCGCTTTGGTCGTATGAGAACATTGGAATTTGGTGGCACGAAAACATTTGAAATTGCTTTCTCTTAGATTCCAAAAGCAGCAGAGTTCGAAGTTGAAACTTGGCAGGTTCATATAGCATCACCTAACCTAAGTATGACATTTTTCCGACATTTTGACCGAAAATGCTAGTCTGAAACAAGAAAGTTGAAGATTGACAATCCAACCGGACACAGATGTCTCTGAAGAATATTCAACAGGAAAGGCCAATCAACATGTCAACACCAACCATAGGTAAATCAACACATGCGTATGCATACATGTCACCAGCGAGCAAAGCAAGAAAGAAATTCTTGTTAGCAACTAACCAACAAAAAGCACTATATTTTTATAGCACCTCCAAAATATGAGCCTTATTCATTGCAGTACATCATCATAATGATGATGGCCATGTCTCAGCATCCAATACAATTCACTCTCATTATCATCATGGTTCTATATCCTAATCAGCTCTAAGCTTCACAGACTGCAGCTACAGCAGTATGTACACAAAAGCCTGCTTACAGACGCTTTCTAGCATGAGCAAACGCCGTCCTCGTCCTCATCTGCAAGCGCGAGCGTCTCAGGACCGAAAACAATTATGCCGGATAGCGTCGCTCGGTTGTGCATCGGAACAAATGCGCGTCATGGATCGTCGATGTTTGGTTCCTATCTTCTTCCTGGTCCTGCAAACCTTCTCGCCGTTCCGAATACGAGGGCTTTGGTCAGTAGCCCCTTGTCGAAGGTGCAAGCTAGGGCGACCACGCTGCCTATCACGAAGACTTTGGGTAGGTTGCCCGTCCAGTGCTTTGGCTTCTCGGCTTGGGCGTTGTTGCTGGTCGAACCGGCCTCGGTGTTGTTTTCTGAAGCGGTGAGCTCGTCGGCGACAAACTTTGTGTTGGCGTGTGCCATCGCAGCGCATTTCGAGATGGGCTCCCCGGCGGCCCTCGCGGTCTGGTATGCCCGCAGGCCAGGCTCTATCCGTTTGACGCAGCCCCACATACCCTGCTGCACGCCGAGCTTCGCGATGCTCCATGGGATACCCATGTCTTCGTGATGAAACAGGAGCACCTCGCATGCCGTCATCGCACCATCACCATTTCTTGATTCAACTGATAAAAATGGAACAGGTGTAAATTCATTGGCCTAGCAAAATCAGCTAGTGATGAGGAACCTGCGATGGAAGGAACTGGAATAATACCTGGACGGATGCACCAGCTAGAGTAGTACAGGTCCACGCGGCGAGGTTTGCTGCTCCTTGGAACAGAGGGACGAGGTACACTCTGAAAAAAATGCAGGAAGACATTTAATGATCTGTTTGGCTAAATAAAGCAATACTTGCTCTGAAAAAAATGCAGTAAGACATTTAGTGATCTGTTTTGCCTAAATGTATGGCATCTAAACTAGAGATAGCCTATATGTATGTATGTGAGAAACTACAGATATAGAAAGAAGAGTATGCTTGGCACAGATAGATATAGAATGCAGTGCATCTTataatcaaacacagagaaagcgGCAATAAATCTTTTTTCCAAATTTGCAAATGAGAAGATGGAACAAACAGCAACAGTGCCCAACTCAAATCCATTACGCAAAGGAACTCTAAACATGGCTGTAAAAGCAATCGCATGAACGTGTATCCCAATAACAGCTTTCTAACAGATATAAAGCTATACCACTTCATCACACACCTTGGTAACGCAGTAGTAGGTCTTTCCAGATGCCCATATCCTGCGACCGATAACATACTCCCTGTCGCTGCAGAAGAATGGAAACTGCAAAGGCAAGGCAAGCAGTGTAAGCAAAAGATACATGGTTTGCCATGAATTCCGCAAGGGCTGCCAGGGAGGGATATCACGCAGATAAGCTCACCTTCCTGACCCAGCGGACAACCATCGTTCCGGTCTTTGTGCACTCCTCCAGCGTCTCGTGCTCAAGAAGCATATCGTCCCAGGTGTTGCTGATCCGGAAGTCATCATCCCAGAAGAAATCCCTGACAACATCCGGCGACGCGTCTTCGAAGATAGTGCTACTGCGGTACTGCGGCGGGCCGTTCTGGAATGAAACAGAGGGTGCAAACATTTAACTCATGAGCTCTAGGATAGTTGTATCTTCTATGTCTAAACACTGAATTACTGAATCAAAATTCGCTACAACTAATCTCACAAATCTACAACAACTGACTGTCATCAATCCAAAAACAGTAGTGCAATAATTGACACAATTTTGACAAGTTGATACACCTATATATGTTGTTAAATTCTAAGGCTATGTATGAATCAACTTTGAAAGAGTTGACAGACAAAATTCTTGGGTTCTACAGTTGCTGCTCAACTAAAAAGCTCTGGGAAGGCTTCATATCATACCTGGGGTTCTCTTTTCCAGGCCTGGTATCGGAATGTCGGGAGCGTGCGGTCCATCATGTGCGTCCAGGCGGGGCCGCCGTCCTTCTCCTCGACTACCCTGCGGAGGTGCATCAGGTCCGGGGTGCTGACCGCCAATTCTTCCTCCTCCACCGGCGCCAGCGAGGCCGCCTTAGCTCTATATACCCACACAAATTAGATAGAATTCAGTAAAGGGACTGAATCAATCAGAAGCCCCAAATCCAATTGGGGGCAGGAGGATATGTTTCTTGAAACACAGAGTAATTCCTCACCTAGGTACGACGGCCAAGTGGTCGGCAACAGTGGTCTGCGGGGCAGGGGCCTgctgcgccgccgctgccgccggcaccgGCTGCTGTTGGTGCCCGGCGACGTCGACGACTGCGGCGGCCCAGCGCGGGCGCCAGGCCCAGCCGATGAGCAGGCCCACGAGGGCGGCGAGCCAGAGCGGCGCGGCGAGGGTGGCCAGCTCCCGCGCCACCCCGGCCAGCGTGGGCTCCCGGAAGATCTCCGCCAGCATGTCCGCCAGCACCGACATCTTGTTGTCCCACCTCCGCAAGATAGAGCCTTGAAGagcagggagggagaaggagacgtCTGGGTGTGTGGatcggacggacggacggacggacgggcgcaccagaagaagaagaagaagaaacctttGTGGGTGGTGCGTGGAGAGGGCAGGGCCGCCCCCTGGTTGGAGCGGCGAGGGCCTAGTAGAAACCGCGCGCTGCGCACACCACACACAGCAGCGGGAGGGAGGTGGCCGGCGGAAGAATCCAAATCGGGGCGGGGTGGGGAGGGGAGAAGAGAGGGTTGTGGGCGCAGGCGCAGGCGCAGGCGAGGAATGTGTGGCGCGCGGGAGATGCGTGCGGTGCGCGCTGGGGATAAGGCCAGGCCGTCGGGAGATAGATTTAGCAGCAGAGAGGCAGAGTCCAGCCGATGCAAGGCAGCAGCAGGAattggacggacggacggacggtcgGAGGAAGGGGACAAGCGCCGCAGCGAGCAGCAAAGGGGAATTTTGATTGGTGGATGGGGATCACGGGGGGACGGGAGCCATTGATATACTGCTGGGGGCGATGGGATGGAGGACGGATTGGGGAATTGGGGTGGGGATTTCTGATCTCTCTCTCACgcggtggcggaggcggaggcggaggcggaacgGAGGTGGTTGGATTCTTCCTCCGTCCAGTCCACTACAGGGCCGGGTCGTCGTCCGCGATGGGCCGggcttcttttcctttttctttttctttatgctTGTGCGTGTGACGGCGTACACAGTCTCGCTCGCTCGGGTCGGGGGGTGGACGCTGGTGGGAGGAAGGAGCTGAGCGAGCGGCGCGGTGGACCGGACCGGTTCACACCTCGGACACGCGCGGACCGGACCACCTCGGACCCGGGAGCACGAGGAACCCATGGGGCTCCGCCCCACCAAAACGAGTAGAGTAGCAGCACCGGGTCGGGTCGGGTCGGGTCAAtcaaccattctcttctgcattaaCCAACGTGCAGTGCaggtctctccttttttttctcttcccTCCCTACTACTACTTGGCACTATCATCCATCAATCGGCAGTAACCTACAACCCGCGACCTACCACCACCGAGAGAGAGAGCTCACTCCGTCCGACCACAATGCGTTGCGTGCCCGTAACAATAATCTGCTATGTGAGCAACTTCAatcgtactccctctgtaaagaaatataagagcgtgtaCATCGCTACCATGGCGCGTACCCAAACTTGCTGCCTACCGCGCCCGTACGGATCAAAAGCCCGCCGCTCCCTCTCCCGAAACCCTGACCGCCGCCGGCC
This window harbors:
- the LOC119352676 gene encoding uncharacterized protein LOC119352676 — its product is MSVLADMLAEIFREPTLAGVARELATLAAPLWLAALVGLLIGWAWRPRWAAAVVDVAGHQQQPVPAAAAAQQAPAPQTTVADHLAVVPRAKAASLAPVEEEELAVSTPDLMHLRRVVEEKDGGPAWTHMMDRTLPTFRYQAWKREPQNGPPQYRSSTIFEDASPDVVRDFFWDDDFRISNTWDDMLLEHETLEECTKTGTMVVRWVRKFPFFCSDREYVIGRRIWASGKTYYCVTKSVPRPSVPRSSKPRRVDLYYSSWCIRPVESRNGDGAMTACEVLLFHHEDMGIPWSIAKLGVQQGMWGCVKRIEPGLRAYQTARAAGEPISKCAAMAHANTKFVADELTASENNTEAGSTSNNAQAEKPKHWTGNLPKVFVIGSVVALACTFDKGLLTKALVFGTARRFAGPGRR